In Cryptomeria japonica chromosome 1, Sugi_1.0, whole genome shotgun sequence, the sequence ttccaagaatccggtattgcatgctagaaccaagcacttcaagctcaagtatcatttcttgagggagaaagttcagaacaaagaggttgtattggaacatatttccagtaaggagcagttagcagacatattcaccaagcctctaccgaaggctacatttacctatttaagaagtgaattaggggtactgccccttcaagaggttaactaaaggtatgtgctccacatcagtcaggtattgctttaacaaaatcattttcagaattgatgtgttgatgggtgctactcctcaggggagcaccatagtggaacatagttgtctGTGCCTccgctttggcattgttgtcaaagggggagaagatgtgaagtggagaagatatctgcagtattggggagaagatgtgaagcagacagatatctttgtatattgctatcaatgtcaaagggggagattgttggaatatgtgcaaggtttgatgacatgatgatattgtatgttgtcattgatgttattaTGTCatagtatgaaccagtatattgaagtaagcaaactggaaagagaactagtatgatgacGTGAACGAGAATcaatatgatgatgtgaaccggtatatgtgaaaaagtgaaatagtATGTTTGATCAAAGTGAACtgttatgttggaatgtgaaccagtatatggaaagttttgtatcggggtttcatttggtatgactactggttggtagtctcagcttcaaggtttccgattgatgcatttcaagtctatgtgattcaactaacatcttgtgatgggttagcattgaaatggagatcagatcgtgttgtcacgtcagccttgtgcatgagaaggatttccttgaggatcttgcatgaagaagattgatcatatctacctcaggaatgtgcaaagtctcagtaaacCATGGAGAGCGCGTggtgggttatcaacttccagaagtggcaaagaacgaacgatggagaatgtcttcaaatctattcaagactgttttattcaatgcaatgtgttttgaatggtcaggattggaccgactgtattgataacctaaatgtttagggttttagggtttatgctaccgacctatctgtttcctataagattgatgatgatttgcattgtgaggttgttggcaaatgttatttGTGTATCaattgaagagatacttgattcttgcaagactagagaagtgtgttgatacttgcagagtgtgactgcagaagaaaaggaactaaagtggatctactctggcattgagtgatgttatcagatcagtgtattatttgttgacttctaaccatttcagcagttggaaaatcccttaatcgggtagctttaataggctttgtgtaaatcctttaatagggtgactcaaatcaatgagttcttcaaatcctcttacaaggtaacctttaaccaggtatttagccatcccttaactgggtgatccctagcaggatcagttcctagcagaacctattgtaaattcctgaactagactaggctcctaacagagcggacttcagaagagttcaaagaacaacttgtgggtattcatccccactgtggtttttcccagttgggtttccacgtgaaaaatcagtgtgtcatgtgtgatgccttttcatgtgatgattagtattttatgttaagtggtaatgcatgttgatccagtggtctttatatatCTAATgcattacttgtttatgcatatgggtgaagtaaaAAAAAGATATTAGGTGtagtgaagatctaagtgttaccggtttatgtctttcacagtcatactatgttttatcgGTAGTACCCTGTTTTAGATCAGTGATATTGTTTACTGGTTAGTTCAAGCTTTGCAGTCAAAAGTGGTTTAAGGAattttttatctatactgattcactcccccctcagtatctgttgagtacttactattcataatttttcatcataggcagtgtgcctaaatgcatgtgcatttcccactttaatatttacatatactattgcagagtatcatcttattgcggataagttcccaccatggtttttcccttaactgactTTTCCATCTCAGAAGTATTAGTGTGATGTGTATTGTTGTTATTTTTCTTAActttctttttgttgtagttgattaCATTTGATATTGTGCTTAATTTATTTAATCCGGTGAAGagtgattcaccacccccctcttagttttccttcttgttgtttCCAACAAATTGTATTAGAGCCAGGTTCTCCAGAACaggcttaatcgcttgaggagatctgagatggcatCTTATttttttaagaaggagagtcctagatttgatggaaataattatattgtttggaaggaccggatggaagttcatTTAAAGTGTTTTAGTGAAGAttattagaagattacaaagaatatttATAATATTTGTTCGAATGGATCAGTTActgctaatgagatcaaggaacTTAAACATAACATAAGGGATAAGGAATTGTTGTTGAGTGCTTTGATCGATTCAGATATGActaatgttatgggacttcagactgcacatgagatatggaaaaagcTTGAGgtattgtatgaaggagatgcacaagttaaagctAGTAAATTGCAGAGTTTGAAGAAAAAATATGaaacattaaagatgggagaagatgagaacataacttcctttatggataaagtgaatgagatTGTTTTGAACATCATATGTGTAGGTGGAACTCttgatgaagatgagattgttgctaaggtataaagctaaagttgtttctattgatgagatccaaagtgtgactactatgacaagaaaaatgctggttggtaagctggctgcatttgagttgagtgaatttggagaatcatatggtaaatctaagactgcatttaaatccTCTATATCCGAGAAGCAACTGTATGATCTAGGAGATAGTTCATTTAGGGTTTCAAGATGTGAAAGAGAGATGCGACATACAGAAGAACATGAGAAAGATTTGGATGTCAAACTTGAAGCACTTATTgtctagagattgcctaaaggagctggtaagtatgatggaaagttagctttgaaatgtttttcttgtaataagataggacatttttcttcaaggtgtcctgaaagaatgtctaggtatgataagcataaaagacatgatagattttataagcatgatagatatgagaaacatgaTAAGCTTGATAAATCATACAAGACCTACCAAAAGTACATAAATAAGAAGAGATGCGGTTATGTTGTTGATAAAGGTGTGACTGACGAAGAATCAAACAATGGGAATTCAGcagatgaatttgtgtttattgctatcaaagaagatgatccggtactagtgaatcctacaagatgcattgttgaggagaaagctttggctgctaagattgaagagaaagatgaaagggtaattgacaatggttgttcacatcatatgggaGTTTATAGAAGcgaatttgtgaatatggaaaggtatgatggtggtatagtaatatttggagatgataaagcttatgtgattcatggtagaggttatatatcttttgatggtaagaataatactaatgatgtcttatatgttgaaggattaaagcataatcttctgagtgttggacatatggttaacAAGGGATACGATTTgcaattaaagaatggtaaatacaagatttggaatgcctttGTTGTACAGATTGCAACatgaactaaaactaaaggtaatatctttcatttgaatgccagtgattaaagttgtttgattgctttgatagatgaaagttggttgtggcatatgaagatgtgtcatgttaactttggttgtatgataaggataatttctactcaagttgttagagaattgcctaagattgtgaagccctctaatccaatatgtaaagaatgtcagttggggaagaaaacaagaacatcatttaaaagaaaattgtatacatctgatggactattagatcttgtgcatactgatttgtgtggctctACTAGAGTGAGAAGTATGCAGAGTGatgggtatttcatgttgttgattgatgattactcttaaatgatgtgggtgacttttctaagggagaaatcaaaagcatcagaggaattcaagatattcaaaagaaaGGTCGAGATTGAGGAAAGGTTGAACTTGAAGTGTCTGAgataggaagaggaggaaaattcaTGTTcggtgagtttgatacattctatgagaggaatggaattcGAAGATAGttgtctactcctagaacccctcagcataatggagttgttgaaaggaggaACAGAACAATCTTAGATGCTCACAGAATGAtggtgattgaaggaaatgttgtccaaaccttttggaaggaatttgttagcactgttgtttacacattcaaccgggtgcatataaaaggtgattccaataagactccttatgaactatggtttggtcatgttcctacaattataTATTTCAGAGTTTCTGGAATCAAATGTTATAtctaaagagatgaggatataggaaagtttgataaaagatgtgatgaaggaatatttttgggatattctattgagagcaaggcctaccagtgttacaataagaggttgtaAAGGATAGAAAACAATGGAAatgtaaaatttgataaattttttgGTAAGAAGATCATAGCATGcagatatgagattgatgaattgGATACTGTCTCTAAGATTGCATAGCTTGAGATCCTAAAGCAGATTAATCTGGTAGAGAaagttaatctagatattgttgcTGCATGTGAAGGACTTCAAGAACCTAAGAATCAGAATAATccgaagactctgaggtatgtaaaattgaatcactctGAGGATCAAATTATTGTTGATAAgaacaagggtgtgatgactaagagaagacttgttgctgaagagatatgtctaatttctaagattgagcctaaagatgttggtgaagcatgtaaggatgagaattgaataaaagctatggaggaggggttaaattagattgaaaagaataagacttgggagcttgttttgagacctaaagacaaaatgTGATGGACAATAAATGGGTGTTCTGTAATAAAATAAATGAAGTGAgtgaagttgtaagaaacaaagcaagattggtatgtaagggatactctcagatggaaggtattgattataaaaaaaaaattatcctatagctagaattgaagctgctaGATTGTTGTTagcttatgctgcttacaagaatctcgaagtttattagatggatgtcaagtcagcctttttgaatggtgatcttgaggaggaagtctacattgagcaactggaaGGATTTtgtttatcagatgaaggagacatggtatgcagattgaagaaagaattgtatggactaaagcaagcccctagagcttggtatgcaagattagataagtatttgatgaagttgggattttgtaaaggtactgctgatggtaacttatactttaaggttgagaatgataacgttttgattgttgaagtatttatggatgacattattttttggaaGTGAAGTACATGACTAGAAGAGCCCTACTAGTGGAGCTTAACTTTTGGGGAAGAAGCTGGTGTCATGGGTGAGCAAGAAATAAGATGCTATATCTCCACCTACTACCGAAAATGAATACATTGCTATAGTTacaaattgtactcaggtagtttggatgaaacaaatgttgaaagatattagagttgtgtattATGAGCCTACTGCCatttactatgacaattcaagtgctattgatatttccaagaattcggtactgcattctaaaatgaagcatatatcaaataattatcatttcttgagggagaaagttagtgataagaagtaaaattggagtatgtatctacaaaagatcagattgtagatatttcaCTAAGCccttgcctatagatacatttttgtatttgagagacaaattaggggtctttgcccctcccgatgagaactaggtgcattaagatgcatcaatccgatgaaattcatagtcttatctctttatttGGGTTCATGAGTTGATGCTGCTACTTAGCTAGAGTAGTTAGTGAGTTGTttagagatgttattatgttgtttgaGAGTGAGAAGTTTGATCagtttatatctttggcattgttgtcaaagggaaagaaaacatgtGAAAAATTATTTTCATCTTTGGAGCtttatgtgcatgatcttaggggaagCCTATTGGATTTTGCtaatgttgatttattcctttgcattgattattttttcacatttatatgtttctatcaatgccaaagggggatattgttggctattgttgttgctaggatatgtttttatcattgatgtcaacatattcatgtgttttggtattgcataaaattgttttggtgatccggtgattgtagtgagttgatctagtaggtttatctatttgggatactTGAATACTTCATTTAtttttggtttcagtgatccaaaagTTTTCTTGATCATATAACTTGATCCAGTTTGAGGTTCGGTCTTTCTATTTTGTGGCTGGTAGAGTCTGGTTTTTTATCAGGTGAACTCCAGTGTAATCATATCTTGTGTTGGGGATTTGGGAGAATTTTTTGGATGTtcatttgtatcttcatttcaaatggtttgtgattttgtGATTTGGAAGCTATCTTTCAAATCCGAGTTGCTACTGTTGAGTGTTCTTGAACGTTAAtatgttgatcgatggagattttcctaagtggtgttggtgtaactattacagatggttctaacattctttttggtgtttcctaatcatgtcataTTTTTCTTTGTGGTCCGCATTGTTTATTGTGTGAGTTATTGATTATCTTCatgatccggtgatattcttcatgttatgcagttttttggtggtgtaacatgttgtagATGAACTTGGAAAGATTTCCAGTGGTGGTGAGTGCTTTGGTAGTTAATTTAGGTCCATAATATATTATCTATCACATTGTATTAGTTTggaggttgatttatgtatcatgtgatgtaattttgtaattaggtgctatgggtttagtcgaccttgtcatcatggttgatgatctatataaatgAGTGTAATATTCATGTATTTTAGGGTCATAGGTGCtgagtttgcattatcagagagtggtgtatgtgtgaacaagtgaattaaTATTTATATGTGGTGTGTAgagtagagattggtgaagggtAGACATTTGAGCTTAATGAGAACTGTCATCAACCATTAGAAGATGCTATTTTTTTAGTTCATTCTTTCTGAATTGTAGTATGAATCTTtgtgtaaggtagtgaacctttcctGAGGGTTGGacccttctgggtcattgtaatttgagcagtgagctctaggcagtgtgcattccccattgtaatattaacacatactactgcagagtatcatcttattgtgggtaggttcccaccatgttttttcccttaaccgtttttttcacataaaaaatattggtgttatgtgtattatttttattgttgttaaCTTTGTTTTTTCTTCAGTTTATCATATCTCAGATTGTGCTTAACTtatttaatccagtgaaaactaattcactcgTCTCtattttccttcttgttgttgccaacaacacATACCAATAATAAAATGTAATAAGACCAATAATATTGAAGTGAAATACTAAAATCAGTACCAGGAGAGTGTGAATAGTCTAGTTGTGGTTTTCTAGTTCCAGTCATCTTGTTATGTATGAAACTATATGTGTTTAGGTGTTAAGCATCTcgcataagagtttgttttctctggttttgagcatgcaaaAACCTGTGTAAGATGtggaatgaaaatgaaaatgtgtgtCTTGTTTCAAgaacatctcatgtaagacttTGCTTACTATCATTTCCATAATGTGTAACCCTatttaagacaaatatatgcccaatttcaaggacatctcatgtaatatttttctttctttggtttcaagaatgtgcaACCCATATAACACATATAAATTTTGCATATGGTTTCAagcatgaagcatctcgtataagagtttgttttctttggttttgagaatgaacaccctatTTAAGACAACCAAAAATATAGTACAAACATGGCAATATGTATTCCCTCTCTTAAGATGACAACATAgccttatgttgatgtcttaaggaatctagaaacaaggatacccaccttcaatgCTAAGGAGCTTTcattttaggcaacaatgttcataaatccaagctaaagaggcaatactcttacaaggataagatagttagaaaagagatatcttgcaacaagtgcaaagaggatccttggaggagacaaGATATTtcctcaaaagacatctacctccaagaggagaatttgaacaaacatagcatcttctaccaaaataagggaaggagaacaagaatgtcTGCCATCCtcctattgctaagtgaaagggattcttgataaaggatAACACACTTTGGACCCATAGTGAAGGGCttgtttataatagatatgcaAAGCCAcatgaaaaagaggttgtagtcaggGATGCACACCTCTTGAATAAGAGAAAATCTTTGAGCAAACAACAACTTGACACaatgaatgacatcaaatcataagagaacaccactcaacaaaggaaaattggatccttagaaaggacaaGAGAGACCAATTCCTCCCAAGTGTAGggaaaatgagaagaattacacaacctatAAGGAGAGATTAGATATAATAAAAttcacaatgtactcacatgaaggaatattcaatgcaagaaaaggcaTCAAggtatgtaaaatgcaactctaaagaagaggtaatcctCAAAAAATGAAAGATTGAGATGAAGGATCACATGCTCCCTTTAAAAAGAGATTAATCAAGAGACATAGCAATCCATACAAGAATGGGCATCAAACTatgaaaaatgaaaccctaaaGGGAATGGTGAAACTttagatagagagaagaaataggataatattCTTGACCCACGAGCATagaggaaagaatgaactatgtTGTTGCCTCAAGatgattgatattgaaaaagaatcACCTTTTATGATGAAGATCCTCAaattaagttaactactagtgtcatagggcGAGGAGAATCGttataggaacttgaatgttatttgaaatgattatgaaaAATATGTCATCCATCATTAGCTATTACTTTTATGCTATTTTAATGGTCTTTGGAGGTGCAATCTAGAGATATGGACTTTGAAATAGtctaaaagggaaatttaaaaTTTGGATCTTAATTGGGACGACGAATTTGTTGGGTGCCTTGGTCTTGAGTAGGAATAGGGCACTAGAAACCTTGGTCCTAGGATAGGGCCACTAGGCATCCTAGTCCATAAGTACTGGGATGAAGTTTACATCTTTGTTTAGCGCAAAGAAGAGAAATCAAGTTGACAAAAATAAGGTTGGAGAAAACATTATCTTGTTGTTATATCATAGTGAAATTAGAAGACATAGACTTACTAGACAATAGGGGAGGGGATGTGGATTATTCTCTTAATTTATTCCTCCTCCATGAGGGTACTTGGGTGAAAGAGGATGATAATATGGTAAAAGAAGGCGATATAGTACTATCTTAGGGAGGGAATACATATTTCCATCTTTGCACTATATTTGTACTATATTTTAAGTGATAAGAAGGGAACACTATATACTGGGGAGGGGGAGGGGGTGCAAATTAGTATATAAAATTGTTACTTATTCTTCAACATTAATTACTATAAATAACATCTTCATGTAAATATTAGATCTAATGTCATATGCAATTATTTGAAGCACCATGTAAAAGAAAATTCATAAACAaggaacaccaaatttacatgaaaaatCAAGGATGGGAAATACTAAAGTGAAAGTAGTTGCTTTAATCTACTACaaaaatctagcctcacaagtaaaatgCCATTTACATAAGTTTGTAGGCACAAACCTATTAAAGAAATTTATCCCCATGAAGTgaagtgagcaccaacccactagggACACCAACCTCAATTTCCTATATCTATATAGCAACCTAGGAGCAGAGAATCCACCTTGTCCACTGTACAAATCGTTGTATGATACTCATGATATTCTTCATCAACATATCTACCCTAATTTTTTCTCTACCTTATGATTTTAGAGCTCCCTAGAATAACCCCCATGACAACATTTTTCATTATACCATTGGTAATCTCTATGATTACACTTAGGTCATCTTCAATTTTTATTatcttttcattgttgttctctgCCACTCCCTCTTCACATATTTTTATAGTTGTTCAACTTGATTCTTTAGAGAGAGAAACAAAATATTTTCCCTATTGTCACCCTTTCCTATTCAATGATAGAGAAAGTCCTGATTATTTGTCTTCTCTCTATCCTCATGCAAAATCTTATTATCATCTTCGACTTGCATGTCCTCATATCTATTCTCTTCAAAAAATTCTTTATATTCTTCTTCCTTAATGACTTATACCTCTTTGATACACTCCTCCTCTTGATCACTTTTCTCCTCAATTTACTCTTCCTTAtaatctttttcattttctttaatcTCCACCTTAtctatgtattttacttctttatccACACTAGCAATAATAGTCAATCTATGGCTACCATGATTTTGAACAATGTTTATATTATCATTGCCCTTATCAAGATTTTCTTCATCATCCTTTCTTATGTCCACTGTAATTTAAGAGTTTGGGATTTTCATGTTCATTTTCATTTCCTTGGAGGACTTTCCTCTTATTAGGGACAAGCTTAAGAATTTTAACATAAAAAGGTGGAATACGGTTCACCATTTCACAAGCCCCTCTCATAGATGGTTCAAACaaaattttccttcattttttatttattctttttgccAAACTCATAGGGTTTGCGAATGTCATCATCAAAAGTGACCAAGTTGCAACTAATGAGAATATGTTGGGGCATAATAGACATTTGAAACTTATAAATAGCCATGATGAGGGTCTATATGAGGGGAGGATTAGCTTTTTCTTCAACATATTTTTCAATCAAAGGGAGAGGGTAAAAGGgaaaccttatttttataacatGTCTAATATGGTTTAATAGGGAGAAATGATATTTATTGATAGTAGTAAACCTTCCATCTAAAGTAAAATATTTAATGGCATAGTAATTCATCTAGTTCCAACGAGGAAGCTTACATTTGTTTTAGCCACTTCAATGCCTTCTGATTTTCTCCTTTTTTCTGAATAAGTTATCCATATACCCTTTTTAATCTTCATTAGTCCTTTTGAAAACCTTTTGACCTTTGTAGCTTAAACGGATCTCTTGTTCTAACAACTTTGTAGTGACTTCAATTTTTAAACTCACTATAATGACCCAACCTTACTCCCAAGAGTTGTAGGAGTCAATAGATAGTTCTTTTTTGTAACCACTCGTAGTTAGAATCAATTGAATGAACCAAACCTTTTCAAACATTCTCCATAGTTGAACACCTTCCTACAAACTTTCACAAGAAGTGGGCTCTATTCTTTTCTTGGGTCCATCCATAATTCTTTTGTATTTTGAATAAATTCCAAGTGGGGAAACCTTTAAACACCAAAAAAACCTACAAATGTTCTAAAGGCTTTAGAtccttaataatattatattttgacAATTACAAACTCAATACAAATGATTTTAGAGATGAGTTTACTTTTTATCTTTCTTGACATGAACAACATGATCTAAAGAGCATATAAATTGTAAAGAAAATGGTGAGGTATAGGGCAATAGAATCTAGGATAAGACTAGAAGGAAATACTCCTTATAATCATTGAACTctcaattgaatttaaaaatgacCAACAAAGCATAAAGAATACAACAAGAGCTTTGCTAAAAAAAAGGCTTTACAAATTTTTCCTTCAAGACATTAAAAAATAATCTGTTCTTGATGTTTTCTATCAATTTCACTACAAATCTTTGTGGGAAAGCCACTTAGAATCAACCTTGTTTTGAACTATGCTTGTAAAAAAGATTACACTAactaacaaaatattcttcaaatatTAAACTTTCAAATCACTTATATTTATTATGCAAATTATTATGTGataaaatgacattacaaatacAAGATCTTATACACGCATGcctttttttaaatgaaatattataaTACTTCTTAAATATCATAATTGTACATGCCCAAACCAATAAtcttaaaaataatatcaaactATTATAGCTAATTGCCATTTGTAACAAATCAGATTATCTTAAGACTAGAAAGACTTTTAAAAACTTATAATAAACATTATAAAACtctacaagaaaagaaaaattcTAGCCCAAACTTAAGTAAAATCCTAGAGAATGTTCTCCCCTTTCCCCGTTAACACAAACTTTAAACGAATAACATGTTCTTTTGTTGCACAAACATATTATACAAGGAACTTGTTATTTTCTTACCCTTTTAAATTTTCATCGTCTTCCACCATTGAGATTAAAGACTACCCACATCAATCAAAAGTGAAATACTTTATTTATTAAGACTAAAGACTACCCACATCAATCAAAAGTGAAATACTTTATTGATTAAGGAGTTGTTGGTCGGAAGTGCTTAGTAGACATTGAATGTGCGTTTGAGTTACATCTCtatcaatttttttaatgataTAAAAGTCTTTTAGTTATTTGAGAAATTTATAAATGAAAAATCCTTGGTTGAGTGGAAGAAGATATTTGTAATGTTTTAATATTTTCCCCGTGTATTGTGGCTCAGTAATAAACTTAACAATAGTTTATTGTAAAGGGCAATTGAAATGATGATGAGCTATGGACTGTTATGGAATCCTATGacattgtttttgaaattttataGAAGCAAATAGCCCCTTTACACCTCTACCATTGATAATTTTATAACTCTGTGATTCTATTTCAGCCACGCCTTGCTTTCCTGTCCgtggaaaaaaaattattataaggtAATTTAAATCAAAATCATCTGCTTCGTACATTGCATATAATTACCTTGGATTTCATACCATATTTTGGAATTTACATCATAAAAAATTCAGAGGATTAAGTGCGTTGAAATGCTCTTAAAGATATATATGGCAAAAGAGAAAAATTCTAATATTCACACTATGTTATGTACAAAAGTCAGTAATACTATATAAAACTTCTCGCATTCATTTCCTTAGGTTCATATTATGCCAGTGGAGAATTGACGACGTAGTAATTTTGTTCATCCATGTTCCATAGTTCATCAGAGTACAACTCTCTACTGAAGAGAAACTCTGGAGAACCCACTTCGCCATTGCTATACAATTCAGAGCTAAGAAATTCCCCTGAGAAGAAGTGAGGCAAGTCAGTTGAATATTCTTCCTGCGCCAAAGCTGCTCCAAATGGGGCAAAATCTGAAGCAGAAGCATCCTGAAACTCGTAAGTTCTATTTGGAATTGGGCTTTTATGAACCGGAGTAATTGCAGTTTGCTCTTGTTCCTCCATAATGTGGATCATACATGGAACTCTGGGCTTCTCAGTTATTTTCCCTTGATAGCTATAGCAAATATCCTTCTCAAAACTAACTTTAGGTTCAACTGTAGCTGCGGGGGAGGAAGAATGAGTTGAACTCTCAAAATGTGCTTTCTTGCCGCTATTTTTTTCTTGTAGTTTTATCTTTTTTTTGAGATGGGTTCTCCAAAAATTCTTGATTGCGTTGTCT encodes:
- the LOC131030349 gene encoding transcription factor MYB21, whose translation is MDNRSAGGLMKDERKRGPWIFEEDIRLISYITLHGEGSWEFLAKASGLNRSGRSCRLRWLNYLRPDLNHTNMTPQEERLIVDLHARWGNRWSRIAESLPGRTDNAIKNFWRTHLKKKIKLQEKNSGKKAHFESSTHSSSPAATVEPKVSFEKDICYSYQGKITEKPRVPCMIHIMEEQEQTAITPVHKSPIPNRTYEFQDASASDFAPFGAALAQEEYSTDLPHFFSGEFLSSELYSNGEVGSPEFLFSRELYSDELWNMDEQNYYVVNSPLA